The window aagtctttgattgctggggtatcgattttatgggacctttcctgtcttcatatggaaacaaatatattctagtcgctgtagactacgtatccaaatgggtcgaagcaATAGCTTACCCTACAAATGACGCATTTGTGGTTATTAAACTCTCCAAGAGTATaatctttccaagatttggagttccaagagtagtcattagtgacggtggaactcatttcattaacaaaatctttgatagattGCTTAAAAAGAATGGTGTTCATCATTAACTACACCTTACCACCCACAAACTAGtggacaagtagaagtctctaaccggcaaattaaggaaatcttagaaaaaaccgtaggaacctccagaaaagattggtctaggaaactagataatgcactttgggcCTACATGACCGCCTACAAAACGCCGTTGGGAACAACACCATTCCACCTCCTTTATGGCAAATCATATCATCTACCAGTCGAACTGGAACATAAAGCAGCTTGGGCTACCAAACTTTtgaactttgatatcaaaccaGCTGCAGAAAGGAGACTCATCCAGCTTAACGAGCTTGATGAAATCAGAAATTTAGCTTTCGAAAATTCTAAAATCTATAAAGAAAGGACTAAAGTTTATCACGATAGAAAGATCATATCCCGGCACTTCGAGCCAgatgatcaagtcctccttTAAAACTCTAGATTGACTTTAtttcctggaaagctaaaatccTGTTGGTCTGGACCCTTCACCGTAACGAACGTTCAACCCTCCGGAGCTATAACCTTACAAAATGAGAAAGGCCAGGAATTTACGGTGAATGGCCaacgagttaagcattattgggcAAAAGCACCAGCGAAAGTGCCCATGGTGctgtatgaacctgataattagtttaatcaggaagtcgagctaaagacttaaaaattaagcgctgaatgggaggcaacccatttttataaaaaatcattaattaaaattaattaattatatttactagtaattaatagtaatttccgtatttcttaatattagcattatttagaaaatttagaaTTTGTCTTTaaagaggacatcgatcgacgaggcattactgccatcgatcgatgccggCATATCGACGGTTTTAACATTAACTTCAATCGATATCAACCCACTTCCTCTTCCACACTCACAAAcgaaaccgaaaacaaaaacacccattttctctctcgattctcgACGGATTTGGTCCGTTCTTCGCCTAAATCCACTCGATTTTTCACTCTGTAACTGTTAAATCCACTCCCGAAATCAACATTCAAGGTATGcactcaaaattttcaattttttgaaaaattagggttttcattTTGAGTTGGATTAGAACGCTTGATTTAGTGTGATTGAGAGatgtttttgtagttcatattgcttatctagagtTCGGTTTGTGATTTCCATGCATTTAGATTCGTATAAACGCGATTTGGAGTTGAGTGATTTTGCAGGTTTCGCGattcgacatcggtcgatatGAACTTATTCGCAGCTACTGATGCTCTCTTGTCCGATTGTTCCGACACgacgatatcgatcgatgttgagtataacccatcgatcgatattacatTTTATCGACAATGCTAACCTTCTTTTGttcttggtttcagatgagcAGCTCAGAGACAAACGCACGAAACAGAGAACTCAGGTCGAAAAGGAGGTTCGACGAGACTAGCAGCTCCTCCAACCCAGAGCGTCATCCATGGCCTCGCCCCAAAAACACACCATTCGATGTTCCGGGCTATGCTGATCCTAAGGCAGCAATCAACAGCAACGAGTGCCGTCAGCGTCCTCTGTCCGATAACTGGGACGACTACGACAGCCTCTTCTACAATGCCTGGCTAGGAATCTCTATCGAGCCCACCAAGTTCCTTGACCGACCCATCCTGAAGACACTCGGGATCGAGGGAGATGTTAAGGACATGATCacacagctaggactcggtaccatgccctctcgtgcttacgacctctaccccgatctcgtccgccagttcatggccactgtcGAGGTCACCTACAGGACTTCAGCTGCGAGGGTAGCGGGAGATGGCACTTTGACCTTTTTCGCCACAGGGACACGCTACAGGATCACTATCTCCAAGCTCTGCCGCATCTACGGTTTCGATGATAGCATCGCCTCTTACACGGTCCCACCTTTCTCACACATTGAGGAATTCTAGGAAATCGTCGGCACTGGAGTTTGGAACACGAACAGGGCCATGCTATCAGACATCCGCCATCCTGCACTTCGCTACTTCCTACGGCTCCTTGCAAACACACTTGTTTGCAAGATGGAGCCCAACAAGGTCAGGATACAGGAGCTCACACTACTTTTCTGCGCAGTGAACGGCGTGGTGGATTTGGTTGAGTTGGACGAGGATGGCGAGGTAAGCCCGCCGAACCTCGGAGCTGTCTTTGCCGCGCATTTGgtggagctgaagaagaagcccttCACCAGCAAGGGCAAGAGCAAGAACAAGCCCTCCCATTtctatctcttctcctcttattatgaacttgtttatttattttccgaacttgtaggatttatgtttttaaacttatattttatgtttgaggatgcttattatttcttatgcttgATTGTCTAACAGAGCTAACATTAGGCAAGGAACTTCGAGTTTGACTCCAAGCACATGTGAAAATGTCTGTGCTTCGCCATCGATCGAtttggagaggattacatcgatcgattctgggcgagtaacatcgatcgatatggcgaggattacatcgatcagtgtgtagtacggataggtacttcattcttactctaacattctcaaacatctaacttgattttaatcttCCCTTGGACACTTTGCACCGAGTCGGTGCAAGTTAAGTCTAGGGGAGGTAGTTACTAACACCATTTTCTtcagtttttgtcaaaaatctttttaaaaataattttattgagtcaagaaggggattatgaactaatgatttctacttgaatgtctaaccactttctagcaccattctagatttactgactgcagataatactatagatgctaaagtggatcaaccagtcaactatacacacttgctagcttgttagaaagaaccaaagctaacctccaacactaaccttACTTAACTGCTTgttttggggcttggtatacatgagaTCGGAtttttcagacaagtctggaaggtaacgcctggtttagattatttatcacattttctctctctaaatttcgaccctagattaaaatatatatatatatatatatatatattaataaaaataaaaaataaataagatctgttgtttaattaggatgagtctgaacatgacttggtggctaaaaccattaaggcttgattcataaagactcaaataaaagagttcgaaacgggacttggaggcggcaatcttcaaagttcgctttcgcaaagaactcttggatataggtcaaaaagaagtgaacagaacttggtggcaaccaccattaagttttgattcatggaagcctgtccaatcttggtcactgatcctgcaatggaagcagactttgacccaagagagaaatttagagagagagaaactaggaactaacttttacctgcagctccagatacttgtctgaaatccttgcatcctgtgatcgatactcccatgGTAAAGCTTACACTTTTTACATCAAGAAATGAGGAttggttgaggagattgataataagattagttaagattgttggctagatgattttggttgctaagctaggatattgcataatgtatatctgtaagaaggaaccttagatgtggaatgcaatattatagaggtgataaCTTCAATGTTTCAAATCTGTGAGTCCCTGATGTTTTCAACCCTCTTCCAGAGAGATTGTCCATTGGTTTAACTTGAGGAAAAGTGAAaagataagtctgggggagttgatataccatgattttcactcgtttttatacatggtatataaaggttttaagatgtattattcatgttttagagtcttttcaaagcaaatacatGTTTATTCACCtaatggaaggaaatgatacttttgggacattttgggatgcttttacgcaaggaaaatcgatcgacgcttgaagagcaatatcggtcgatcataatcacttactatcgatcgacatacatatatgtgcatcgatcgatacgcagtCACATGgatgaaatcgcaaattaaaagatttcatttcccagaagatctattatttacaacttaagtccctagccgTCTGTTAgactatatgtactagggttttgtatcatttctaggagacacttgcaaaagacctagttttggagaaggagaattttggctaccattaggagagcttaggattggagagatagatctgagactgcaaaacagagaagatcttgaactactttatttctattagtctatctatttgtgttctatgtttcatttgagtttatttcacaccatcatgactttgtctctcatgaatatatttgagtaaaccaattgttagatttaggtttctcaccatggttgaaattatgtactgctaatatgactgttaaaaaggtgttttgattgttctttctttGCTTATGGACTTAAtactaaaattgagattgatcaccttcattttagttCTTAGGATcaattgagtccaactaaccgtttcccctcaatacctgaacccatttgcgtgatctaactaactcaggcgcaacgacagttggtctgagaaggttagagaacaagttaaacccgttcgcaaagcttgctagaataaccgtcgatcgacgcaactatcgttctgtcggtcgatcgttacaaaggtgtatcggtctatgtacatcaagtcacatctattgacactctctcgagatcaaaatacgacaATTGAGATCCGTAATCtagtgaagataacctatcccgttaaatcaatgtttagttcaagaacgattaaaccctttagtctaaagtaagtgcatacattttatacctgagaattgcctgaatctagctgctttcccaatcttgaaaccacttcaattcaatctattgaatcactgttgttttcgatttatcatttactgcttttaaaactattaaaaccgtttagtctatcttcatttctaattatttaagtctgttgagtaatcctagagtctctgtggattcgatccctaagtactacatctgaacctcttttgatgagagtaacactctttagggtaatttgagtgatatcagagGGTCAAAAAGGCTGaatttgaccccaaaaaatTGCACCgtctattcaccgcccattatggtttctggggctttccgcaATGGTTCTATGGGTGatgtagttcctcacggttcaaaagttatggagTTTCCaggtttagactcgttttaggctgaaaaataaaaataaaaaatggtgcaacacgaggacttcccgggaggtcacccatcctagtactactctcgcccaacaACGCTTAGCTgcagagttctgatgggatccagtgcattagtgctggtgatcgcacccgtcagtacaacaCTCGTGTTTCCGTATATTCTTTGtttcggccaatccaagtgtaaggccgtggggcccacatgattttctggcCATTTTGTTttgagcgaaaaagtgcgtcgaggttaatggcgttaaaaaaaatctaaaacaacctgagaatccgctttcgatcttttttaagTGCCATAACTTTCTGCatcccgtttgagggtcaaaacggctgaatttgagcccgaaaaagactcgttttaggctgaaaataaaaataaaaggaggtgcaacacgaggacttcccgggaggtcacccatcctagtactactctcgcccaaccATTCTTAGCTGCAGGgttctgatgggatccagtGCACTactgctggtatgatcgcacctgTCCTTACAGCACTCGCTTTTCCGTATATTCTTTGtttcggccaatccaagtgtaaggccatggggcccacatgattttctggcCGTTTTGTTttgagcgaaaaagtgcgtcgaggttaatggcgttaagaaagcatcaaaaataacctgagaatccgctttcgatatTTTTTAAGTGCCGTAACTTTCTGCatcccgtttgagggtcaaaacggctgaatttgagcccgaaaaattgcacCGTCTATTCGCTGCCCaatatggtttctggggctttccgaaatggtgctacgGACGACGTAGTTCcgcacggttcaaaagttattaggtttccaagtttagactcgttttaggctgaaaaagaaaaataaaaaattaaaggggTGCAACatgaggacttcccgggaggtcacccatcctagtactactctcgtcCAAGCACGCTTAGCTGCGGAGATGTGATGGGATccagtgcattagtgctggtatgatcgcacccgtcagtacaacaCTCTCgtttttatatatcattttctCAGACAATACAAGTGTAAGGCTGTGgggcccacatgattttctagCCGTTTTGTTTTGAGCgaaaaaagtgcgtcgaggttaatggtgttaaaaaagcatcaaaaacaacCTGAGAATCCgatttcgatcttttttacttGCCGTAACTTTCTGCatcccgtttgagggtcaaaattGCTgcatttgagcccgaaaaattgcacCGCCTATTCTCCACCCaatatggtttctggggctttccgaaatggtgctacgGGCGATGTAGTTcttcacggttcaaaagttatgaggtttccaagtttagactcgtattaggctgaaaataaaaataaaaggaggtgcaacacgaggacttcccgggaggtcacccatcctagtactactctcgcccaaccATGCTTAGCTgcagagttctgatgggatccagtgcattagtgctggtatgatcgcacccgtcagtacaacaCTCGCTTTTCCGTATATTCTTTGtttcggccaatccaagtgtaaggccgtggggcccacatgattttctagCCGTTTTGCTTTGAGCGAAAAaatgcgtcgaggttaatggcgttaagaaagcatcaaaaactacctgagaatccgctttcgatcttttttaagTGCCAAAACTTTCTGCATCCCGTTTGAGGGTTAAaccggctgaatttgagcccgaacaATTGCACCGTCTATTCACCGCCCAATGTGGTTTCTGGGGATTTCCGCAATGGTTCTATGGGTGatgtagttcctcacggttcaaaagttatgtagtttccaagtttagactcgtttttggcagaaaaataaaaataaaaaggggtgcaacaagatgacttcccgggaggtcacccatcctagtactactctcgtcCAAGCACGCTTTGCTGCGGAGATGTGATGGGATccagtgcattagtgctggtatgatcacaCCCGTCAGTACAACACTCGCGTTTCCGTATATTCTTTGtttcggccaatccaagtgtaaggctgtggggcccacatgattttctggccgttttgttttgaatgaaaaagtgcgtcgaggttaatggcgttaagaaagcatcaaaaacaccttgagaaacTGCTTTCGATCTTTTGTACGTGCTGTAATTTTCTGTatcccgtttgagggtcaaaacggctgaatttgaccccaaaaaatTGCACCGTCTATTCACCGCCCAATAtcgtttctggggctttccgaaatggtgctacgGGCGACGTaattcctcacggttcaaacgttatgaggtttccaagtttagactcgttttaggctgaaaataaaaataaaaggaggtgcaacacgaggacttccggGGAgatcacccatcctagtactactctcgcccaaccTTGCTTAGCTgcagagttctgatgggatccagtgcattagtgctggtattttcgcacccgtcagtacaacaCTCGCTTTTCCGTATATTCTTTGTTTCGGCCAATcgaagtgtaaggccgtggggcccacatgattttctggcCGTTTTGTTttgagcgaaaaagtgcgtcgaggttaatgccgttaagaaagcatcaaaaacaccttgagaaactgctttcgatcttttttacgtgctgTAATTTTCTGTATCcagtttgagggtcaaaacggctgaatttgaccccaaaaaatTGCACCgtctattcaccgcccattatggtttctgggacTTTCCGCGATGGTTCTATGGGTGatgtagttcctcacggttcaaaagttatgtagtttccaagtttagactcgttttaggctgaaaaataaaaataaaaaggggtgcaaccagatgacttcccgggaggtcacccatcctagtactactctcgtcCAAGCACGCTTAGCTGCGGAGATGTGATGGGATCCAGTGCATTCGTGCTGGTATGATCACACCCGTCAGTACAACACTCGCGTTTCCGTATATTCTTTGtttcggccaatccaagtgtaaggctgtggggcccacatgattttctggcCGTTTTGTTttgagcgaaaaagtgcgtcgaggttaatgtcGTTaaaaaagcatcaaaaacaacatgagaatccgctttcgatcttttttaagTGCCGTAACTTTCTGCatcccgtttgagggtcaaaacggctgaatttgagcccgaaaaattgcacCGTCGATTCACCTGGTTTCGGGGGCTTTCCGAGTgttatgggcgacgtagttcctcacggttcaaaagttatgaggtttccaagtttagactcttTTTGggctgaaaaaaataaaaataaaaggggtgcaacatgaggacttcccgggaggtcatgcatcctagtactactctcgtcCAAGCATGCTTAGCTGCGGAGATGTGATGGGATccagtgcattagtgctggtatgatcgcacccgtcagtacaacactctcgtttctatatatacTTTTCTCGGCCAATACAAGTGTAAGGCTGTCgggcccacatgattttctggccgttttgtttcgaccgaaaaagtgcgtcgaggttaatggcgttaagaaaacatcaaaaacaccctgagaaactgctttcgatcttttttaagTGCCGTAACTTTCTGCatcccgtttgagggtcaaacggctgaatttgaccCCGAAAAATTGCACCgtctattcaccgcccattatggtttctggggctttccgcaATGGTTCTATGGGTGatgtagttcctcacggttca of the Brassica rapa cultivar Chiifu-401-42 chromosome A03, CAAS_Brap_v3.01, whole genome shotgun sequence genome contains:
- the LOC117133012 gene encoding uncharacterized protein LOC117133012; this translates as MLTFFCSWFQMSSSETNARNRELRSKRRFDETSSSSNPERHPWPRPKNTPFDVPGYADPKAAINSNECRQRPLSDNWDDYDSLFYNAWLGISIEPTKFLDRPILKTLGIEGDVKDMITQLGLGTMPSRAYDLYPDLVRQFMATVEVTYRTSAARVAGDGTLTFFATGTRYRITISKLCRIYGFDDSIASYTVPPFSHIEEF